One Pseudochaenichthys georgianus unplaced genomic scaffold, fPseGeo1.2 scaffold_533_arrow_ctg1, whole genome shotgun sequence DNA window includes the following coding sequences:
- the LOC139433504 gene encoding uncharacterized protein, whose amino-acid sequence MLPSTSSPTTSSPSTSSPSTSSPSPCTSSPSTSSPSTSSPSPSTSSPSTSSPSPSTSSPSTSSPSTSPPRPPPPRPLPPRPPPPRPPPPRPLPPHPLPPRPPPRPPPSPSTSSPSTSSPSTSSSPSSSPSTSSPSTSSSSSPSTSSPSTSTLLPSTSSSSTSTSSSSTSSPSSSPSTSSPSTSSSSTSSPSTSTSSPSSSSPSTPTSSPSTSSPSTSSPSTSTSSSSTSSPSTSSSSTSSPSTSSPSTSTSSSSTSSSSTSSPSSVKERESEKEEEQRNASISD is encoded by the exons ATGCTGCCGTCCACTTCCTCCCCGACCacctcctccccatccacctCCTCCCCGTCCACCTCCTCTCCATCCCCATGCACTTCCTCCCCGTCCACTTCCTCCCCGTCCACCTCCTCCCCATCCCCATCTACTTCCTCCCCATCCACCTCCTCCCCATCCCCATCCACTTCCTCCCCATCCACCTCCTCCCCGTCCACCTCTCCTCCCCGTCCACCTCCTCCTCGTCCACTTCCTCCCCGTCCACCTCCTCCCCGTCCACCTCCTCCTCGTCCACTTCCTCCCCATCCACTTCCTCCCCGTCCTCCTCCCCGTCCACCTCCCTCCCCGTCCACTTCCTCCCCGTCCACTTCCTCCCCATCCACTTCCTCCTCCCCGTcctcctccccatccacctcctccccatccacctcctcctcgtcctccccatccacctcctccccatccacatccaccctcctcccctccacctcctcctcatccacatccacctcctcctcatccacctccTCCCCGTCCTCCTCCCCGTCCacctcctccccatccacctcctcctcatccacctccTCCCCATCCACATCCACTTCCTCcccgtcctcctcctccccatccaccc ccacctCCTCCCCATCCACTTCCTCCCCGTCCACCTCCTCCCCATCCacatccacctcctcctcatccacctcctccccatccacctcctcctcGTCCACTTCCTCCCCATCCACCTCCTCCCCATCCacatccacctcctcctcatccacctcctcctcatccacctcctccccatcca GTGTGAAGGAGAGAGAGTCGGAGAAAGAGGAGGAGCAGA gaaatgcctcAATCAGTGACTGA